The Populus nigra chromosome 4, ddPopNigr1.1, whole genome shotgun sequence genome contains the following window.
ATCTGATCCATGCTTGCATCTTCTTTACCAAACAGAATATTGCCAGCTATGGTTGTAGCAAACAATGCTGGTTCTTGACTGACCAATCCCATTTGTTCTCTTAACCATTTCAATTCGAGAGTCTTAAGATCATGCCCGTCCAGCAGAATTTTACCTAGAAAATGTGCGCATTATAAGATATGCATGTGTGCACTTACAGTTTCTATATAATTGACTCGCAGAAGTCATCTAATGAATTTACTATCTTGAATAGCCTCTGCTAAGCTAACATTAGGTACCTGAAGTAGGTTCATAGAAACGTTGAACCATGGATATAACAGTGCTTTTCCCTGAACCACTTGGACCTACAACTGCAAAGTTCTTCCCAGCGCTTATTGAGAAGCTCAAATTTTCGAAGACCATGTTGCTCCGTGAGGGATAAGAAAAACAGACCTCGCAGAATTCGATCTGCCCAGATACTTTTGGCATCACAATTCCATCTACTAAATTTTTAGAAGGGCTGGAATCTGTTTCAATCATGCTCATAATACTGGCGGCAGCAGCACGGCCTTTGGAAATAGCAGCAATATTTGGAGCAGCTTGGCCAAGAGCACTATAAAGACAAAGGGCCTGTGATTTATCaggaaaaagaaatggataGCCAGTAACAAAACCGCAGAATTAACAGCTATATCATTCAGAATGTGACTTACAATCCACTAAATATGACATTGAGTATCACTGTGAAAGCTTTTGCACCATTTGTGTCCCCACGCCTAACTAGTATGCTGGAATACCAGAGAAGCATTGACCAAGCACAAAATAGGAGTCCATATGTAGATCCAATACCAACTCCTTTTGCAACCCCACTTTTCTTCCCCAATTTAAGAGCTTTCTTAAGGGACTTGGAGTACTCTTCTAGTGCTTTCTCCTCTCCTACGAATGAGTATACTGTACGTATCTGCGAAATAGCCTGTCCATCAAAGAAGGGACTTGTATAAGCTCTTCCCCAACCTTCTAAGTTTCAGCATATGCAGTTAATTAAATTTGGAAGCAGCAacaagaattattattttttttaatcaatgagGCAGGTTATTACCTCATCTGCAACCTTGCCAGCTTCAGCATAAGCGGCCTCACCCTTTTCTGACAAGGTAGACATAATTATAGTATAGGCTCCCCCGGCAACGGCCATCAACGGAACCACAGCCAAGGTGAGGAGCGTAAGTTGCCAAACTGACTTAAACCCAAAAACGAATCCGATGAAAAACTGAGAAAGATAACGAACTGCATGGCCTGTCTGCATCAAGGTAGATGAGATGTGTTTGAGGTAAGCACTCGAGTCAAAATAAAGATTCTGAGACAAGGCAGTAAATTTCCGATTACCTTGTCACCTATTGCATCTTGCACTAGTATGGCATCACTtgatatatgaaataaaatgttggaATCTCTAGCTTCTATGTCGAAAAAGTTCATGTCCTTTCTTAAAACAGACTGAAGATACTTTAGACGCAAACGTGCTGTCTGCCTCTCACCAGTTTGCATCCAAGATGCGACACCTGAAACATTGATACAAACAAAAACGCTAATGCTCAACTATCAGAAGGAAAGATGAGCAGTTTACAGGAAGACAGATTTGGTTGTCATGTCaagtttgaaataaataaaaagtaccAATCCATCCAGCTACAAAAACTCCAAGCCCCAAATACACCAGGTCCAAGGAATACTGCAATAAAACAAAAGCATTAGATGTTCCCAGTTAGCATACAAATACTTAAACAAGAATTCACAGGCTACAGAGGCTGGGAAGATCACACCATGTGACCAAACTAATTTTTCGTTTGTACATTTACTGCTTCTAAAACATATTATTGGAACTGCAAGTGGCAACTCTTCTATACGTTGTACAAGAAATTTCAAGATTCCATCAATAGTGTCGGGTCTAAACTCATAGTACTATAATCATCTCGACTGCCACAAAGATTGCCATCACCGATGACTCAAAAGACTGATACTATTAACTAAACAagtaaatgacaaaaaaagtaCCTTGGACACCTGTGAAGACATTTGATGAGGATCAGAACGTACATGTCCGAGAGAATCAATCAGAtgaccaaacaaaacaaagaacaaaggaAACACAGCACCATGAGCGCATGAACCGACGAGTCCTAAAAACATCAAGAAATGGTCAAATTTATCAGCAGCAGAAAATAGACCAAAAATTGAAACTGTAGGCTTTTTGCTTGAATTTGATGGCTGCTCCATCTTCGGAAGTGAATTCTGGTCCAAGACCTGATCGGAGGTAAGCTCTAATTCTTCCATTGTAGAATTAAGCTGAAGAAAGAAATGAGAGAATGTGACAGATCAGATCAAACTTGAAATAACGCCAAAGGGCATGCTTGTTTCATAAAGAGCTCGTGGAGGATGAGTAGCTAGCTTCTCTTGCCAATAAATGTAAAGGTTTAAATAGTTAGCAAGCCAACTACTCGGTTCCTGAACTTTCTTTTGCATGTGTAAATAAGGTGACGGTATGATTGTAAACTTGGGGTGCTAAAGGAGTATACGTTAGCTAGCATGCTTCTCAATCATCAAATCATTTTCCTTGCATTTAAGCCAGCAGTCCTCGAAAccgtatttttagtttttcttgactCATTATAGAGTATGGAGTCTAATGAGCAATTACCTACAGACCTGACCTTCGAAGAGAAATTTGTGAAGACCCCATATGGTCCAAGTGCGGAAATCATTAATGAAGTGAGATGGATGGAATGGTCTTTGAGATGGAAAGATCCCTCTCTAGGGTATACTAGTTCGTCTACTCTCGCACTCAAGTCACCAGAAATTGGCTCGACAATACCTTACTGGCCTAAGCTACAATATGTCCTCGGGTGGAAAGTCGAAAAAGAGAAAAGCTAGCGGACAGTTGGGTGTAGCTTTCATCTATAACTGTCAGGAATAAGAGCATGCAAAGGAACGAAACTAAACATTTACAGCTACATGATCGCCATAAAGCTGGAATGCTAGCTGGATGCTAGTGTTAATAAGGCATCAATAAAGGATTCCTGCAGAGGGGACGGACCGTCATTTGGCATTGCATTAAAATGGTAGAAGCTGTTTATAACAGCCGATTTACTGGATGAGCACATTCGATTCAAATAGATCAAGCAATTAGCTGCTGTTTTAGATTGCCTATTTTGACGAGTCTGCTCTTATGCAACTCTTTTAGCCCAATTAATTTCCTGGTGTATGTATGGTATTCCTTTCCACATGAGATACCCATCTGCAGACAGATGTTTCGGATGTGCCTAACTTGACGTTCACCTAAAGAACACCGAAACAACGCCGCCAATCAAACATCTAAAGCAAATCTGCTCTTCAGAACGTTCCTTCAGCCATCGACAGAATTACCATTTTCAGCGCATCAAATTATAATGTGAAATTCAATAACAATACAAAAGGGCTGTCCTATAATGCACGATCAAATAACATATGGCATCAACACTACCATCAATGGCAGCTATATTTTGTCAATCATGTAAGAATATATGTCCACGCCTAATTCCCTGTGCCCTTCAGTTTATCCAGAGTCCATCATGCGCGCACATCATTGGTTAGATATCTATATCTAATCAGTAAAAACGCGATCCaacccgtgtttttaaaaaattattttttttacattaaaaattaatttttttatatttttagatcgttttaatgttctgatctaaaaaataatttttaaaaaataaaaaatatattatttgatgtatttctaaacgaaaaacactttaaactgcAACCACAACTATAATCCCAAAAGGCCTAAGCAAAATTGATTCGAAACTATCCTGCATAAGGAGAGTCCCATTTTCTTTCCTTGGATATGATGTCAAATTTGACCATTTGATGTTACTATTTATGATGAAGTTGTGGAAAAACTTTGTAGAAAAAAACTCTTCTTGTCAAGTTTTAGACTTGTGTTGTCCTGCAAAATAAGTTTCTCATGAAACAAGagatactttgattttttttaagtaaatattAGAGTTTGTTTGATCAAGTGacaaatatatagaaaattaagaGGATTAAATGTGTCTAATTATGTGCAAATAAGAGATTTGTTTGCTCTTTATCTTGTTAAGTATGTTTTTTGTATAGTGAAGAAATGTTAAGTGTAATATTGTTCagatcaatcttttttttttcctttcaaaaccTAAGAATAAATAacctttaaaaatatctaaaaaaatacaagtaaaattatatcatttataaataataatgaatagtAAACTGAGGTGAGCTAGGTTGGTCAAATCAAAGCTCAAGCTTGATTGAGCCTTGGCCTAACCAACTTTTATGAAGTTTAGTTGGCCTGACAAAGGGAAgtgagagaaaagaaggagagagaagagaCGATAGCTCAGTTGGATTGTGGCCTAATCGAGCAAAAAAGTTTGGTTGGACTATGGCCTAATAGAGCTTCAACAtgccttttttttgtattatcaattttttatgtaactCAATGAACCTGTGctaaaattttgatgtttttttttatatatagaaaacgCTAAAAGATGTGGTATTATTCCTATAGATAAACATTATTCATACACTTACAAGTTATTGTGATCtcactgtttatttttattaatttattttggttctcaAAGTTTCATTTTCAGCAATTTGATCCTAATTAAAAGCCAattgcttttgatttcttaagtaaagatgaaattgaaagaagatgTACCGAAATAAAAAGGGCTCCACAAATGGATGGCATTCCAGATTTTTGGTGGAAAATACACTTAAGCCCTCcatctttaaaaacaatataatttatacaatttaagttcctttaaattttgaaaaattaattttggtataaaatctattttattttttcttttttagtccCTGACTTGAGAAAGAAATGAGAGATTGTTGGATTCCATTgatatatgtttaatttttaaagagataaTTATAATTCAGCTATATTTTTATGctttatatatttgaaatttattcttaaaaaataattatgtttgggTGTTATTTCTAATAAGTGCAGtcttacaagattttttttttattcaattaattttatgtgaatTTATCTCGACtactatcatttgattaaataaataaataaaatcattaaatatgaTTGAGTAAATGGTCTATGTTGCAAGATCAAACATGTTCGTCTCTcaacttttcaaatttatatttaattattattaatgacttttttattcattaatataaacgattctcgatttatttaattatatatatgaataaattttttaatttatgtttaatatttatttcatgtaaaaaattatgCCGAGAAaccagtttatttttttatatgtttttagatcattttgatacactaatataaaaattatttttaaaaaatattattttaatatatttttaaatataaaatattttaaaaaacaattacaaccaTACTTCAAAACAAACTATAATTATTGCTCAGACAAGCCTACTCTAAATGGGTAGACAAGCCTGCAGAAGGCCGGCCGTAAACTATGGACTCCATTTCGTTTTACAGCCAAAATGAACTGAACAGAATAGAGAATTCCCAAAACAGATTTAAGAAGCATTAAAGTTTCAACGACCAGTTTCTGAAGGTGTAAATGTAATGACAATCATGACagcaaaaaatagtaaaattcaGAACTGCACCATCGTTTATACATGCACAGGCTCGGATGACAGCAATGATCAGCAGGGAAGATGACTTCGGATTTGAACTCACTCGGCCCTGAAGCTGTCACGTATTCGGCTATAGGCCTTAAAAGCCCAATATGAAGCCTAGACCAAATAATAGCCCAATTAAAGTGGTTTTTTtactgaataattattttttatttttaacattagtatatcaaaatcattaaaaaatattaaaaaaaatatcaatttaatatattttcaagaaaaacaaatccaaaaacataaactaTCACCCTCTCAAACACTTTCTAATTTAAAACCCTTGTATCTTTTGcctcaaattaaatgaaatttgagtCCTTTCATTTACTTATATTACTAATTAAACAAGGAATTTGTGATGGTAAATTAGATATTGCATCTCAGATTGCTTGTTATTAAGAATGGAAAGGTtgatttcatcaattttaattagagGGTTTTATTTGAGTGGATATATAtgcaaaataaacatgattattaGATAAAAGTTTACGATCATGGATCCATAGTTATTCCAATGGCCTTTCCAATTAATTTACTCGTAAAAATTCAGTAGCTTAATTGGCAATTTGTAGGGATAATCGAAAtgatcaagaagcatgatctcATAGCTTAATATATTCTTTCCAGGTATATTAAGTTTGAGTTTTtcctttataataaattaataataataaaaaatatcatatcgtTGCCATAGTTGTATCCATCCGTGCATGTTTGATCTCTTGCAATGAAATTCAATCTTGATAATCCAATGCTTAACAcgagattaattaaataaataaaaaaggaggtGGAAGGAAAGTTACTGTGCTTCAATTACTATAACATAAcagtataattattatattacccATTGAATATTAGAACTTTTAACTATATATTGGGTTGAAGTAAGGAAGTTTCTTCATCatgacataattatttttatgaattacaTGGGGCTagtttggtaattttattttttaataaacagtaaaattatgcattttaaccctgaaattaaataagttaatgCCTACtacttaataatatttttatatttttaattttttaaatactgtaattactttgatgtttttaaaggtaaaattaatGAGCTCTtattcaagggttttttttattcaagtttttttattaatattattttcatgatttcatcatttaatataaaatttgttaagagttaagtttcataattaaatctaaatccAGGATTTGcgggttttaaaaattaaaccatgtttAGAAGTTTTGCTTagatttacttgattttttatctttttaaaaacttaattttaataacaagtttcttgtttatttttatagtgtttaaATTACCACTTGAATTGATGAATTGAGACTAAATTGTTTTTCAgcatagcattttttttatgtaaaaaaaaaaattgttcagtATATCTAGTCATAAACTATACTTTAAAGGAGGAATTGAGCAGCCAATTAAAAGGAAAGAATTTTGGACTTCGAAACCTTTTTCTTCTAGCTCTTTCACTGTAAAAAAGTACACgatattgaatattaaaaagaCAAGCACTCCTGCATGTTTGTATTCCAATTCCCGTAAAATCCAATATTATACCAGGCCAAACTACCTTGATGAATACGAtaattaaagttgtttttaGCCTTCTCATTTCCTTTCAACGTGGCCATTCCCTTTCAGGAGACGGGATCAATAGATGAATCGAAACTCAAGAATGGTAATGATCAGAATGTTTCGAGCGACTGGATCTTGCGTACATGGATTGAGAACACCAATACTGCAATGTGTGCCAAGTGACAGCCAGCAATGAATGGAAGTGGGCGGTTATAACAAGGGGAAAAACGATAATCCAATCTCCTAATACTTCAATTCATTGtttctgacaaaaaaaaattccttgttTCTTAACATtagatttcttgaaaaatactatagaaaaacaaaatacatgcaCTTTCACATAGAAAAGCAAAGGTACAGATCATGTAATATTATTGCTGATAAGACAAGAGGAGGATTACAtgaccctctctctctctctctctctctctctctctctctctctctagacatgaggaaaaaaataaaaataaaaagctaccAAGATTCTTTACGCTTGTAAACTGTTTGTGCACCCCAATTCAAAAACGCAGTGGTGATCACAAACTTTTCTTGGATTGCTAGAACATGAAAAACCACAAGGACAACAACGAGAAAAGGCCACAACCAGCAAAGCACAATCTCTCGGCTTTGCTTTTTATCCACAGAAATTAAAGATTAACCTTCACTTTCACCAACTACACAGTTATAGCCAGAAAGGAAATAACTTCACTTCACCGGATACGTAAAAGTCGCCGGAGATTATCTGTAGCTCCAGCATCAACCCCGGAAGCTTCAGCGGTGCAACTACGCTTTGGTTTCATGGAAAACTTGGGCAAGGGCAAGCTGCTAGGGTGTGGAGATAGTGTAAACACAGAACCTGGAAACTTCGGATCACAATCTTTCGTAAAAACAGGATTAGTGATAACATCGTTACCTGATACTGTCACTGATGATGATAAAACCCTAGAAACATCTCCTGGCAAATCTTTTGGGTCAGGTCCTAATGGTACAGTAGATTCAATAATCAAAGATTCTTTCTTTGGCTCTTCCTTTTTGGTGTTGGGTTGTTTGGATTTCTTTGGGGTGAAAGATTGGTCTCTGGGTCTATTAGTCTTTCTTGTAGCTGTAGGTGGGCAAGAAAAGCCCCGGCTTAGAGAAGGGAGAGAGTTGTGGCGGGGTTGAGAGGTTGGAAGAGGAAGGAGAGGTGGCTGGGCTTGCTTCTGATAATAATATTGTTGGTGTGGATTGAAAACTGAAAGAGAAGATGGAGGGTAGGAAAAGGCGAGGAGATTACGAGGAGGAGCAAAGAAGAGGCCTCCGTGGATGTTGTTGCTGTTATAGTTCACAGGAGGCAAGTTTTCCGTGGATCTTGAAATGAAACTGCGACTAGTATGATTGATCTTCTtcgttggatttttgtttttcatttgcttGTATGGAGAGATAGATTGGTGATGATCTGCTGTTGATGGTGCAAAAATTGCCTCCATAGTTTCAAATTCTCTAGCTTTTTTAATGATCTAAAGATGATAAAAGATACccacaaattaaaacaagaaagcaaCAAAGAGGGCAATGATCTTTCAAATAACACGATCAATAGCCTGATGAAAACTCCTTTTTTATCGAAATTGCTGCTGATTTGCTCGAGAAATTTGCAAAAATTTTAGTGACaaagaagaagagatgaaatGATTCGGTAATTATAGAAAATTTACGaagtttaaaacaataaattaaagaagGATCGATATAATAACATGGGATTCTCTTCGAGATTTCCTAGAAATTCTCAAACAAGAAATTACCCTTGATAGATTAAGAGGGCTATAAATCGAAACACACTTTGTTCTCGTgaagagaattgaaaaaaatattagtgtttGGTATTCCTCAGCGGATCCTGAAGAATCCCTTTTGGAATTGGAGGAGATTGATATTTTCTAGCGTGCTAATTTCATGAACCTTCGTGTGGTGGTACGTCTTTTTATAGGACGCGACCCAGGAAcggctatttattttttattttttggaacaaTATCATATTAATCCTCTAACTATATATGATTTCTCAATTAATCCACTAACtaccatttttattatttgcaacCCCTCGTCTGAATACCTTTCCATAGTCAGATCATTCGTTAAAATAATGTATAGTTACCGTTAGAAAACGGAGGAGTTGGTcacttattttctaattaatccTAATTTTTCCTAGTCTTGGAAATGAAGATATGCACATTTCCCTCTAACTATATATCGATATACAAACATTTGTGTAAAATCGGATACTTTTGCATGTAAGACCCTAGGAAACTAAGGTCATTGTTTGCATTATTCGACATCGGATCCAATTATTTTAGTAAAGAGGAGtcgattgaaaaataaagtatatacgGGGACCCATTTGAAAACAATTGACAATATGAGGACTTAATCAATAAGCTATATATGATTGGAGGACTTATAGGAggtttgtcttttttataattttgtaacatttgtttttgtattttaataaaaatgtcaCGATTACTCCTAATGACCGACACTGTTGCGGTCGGTTACCTCCAAAGACCGAGAATACTGTAGGGCGGCAACCGCCGATGTGTGGTGGACCGTCCgattatgatattttgaaatAGCCGCTGAGGAGATTGTGACCGTTGATTTCCTCCTCAGTTCCTCGAAATTTGTCTCGGGAATCATGGACCAGAAGAATCCTAGCCTCACATAATTTAAGCGTGGTGGGGCCcactttaaataataataataataaaagaaaggtACCGTATTATTGTTTGCTCGGTGTGACCTAATATGCAGGGAATAATCTCAGCAACACAAATGAAAgattttttgaacttttaagCACAGGAGCTGTAGCGGTCCTGTAATAATACAAAAACCTCGGCATTCATACGTTTATAGCACGAGCGGTTATCCAAATTTCGTTCAAAATGGTGTTGTccgaagaaaaattaaaatcaaatcattttgaaaaaaaataataacaggcCGCCTTGTTACGTTCATCTAGCCTggcttgattaatttttacTCGATTctatataaaatctaatttggaaaagatttagatttaaaaggatatttgatttgaaggcatggtggttttttttttttttgtaaaattcatataaaaagtatatattttttatctttataaaatataatttatatttaaaaaaattatattttataaaaaaccaaCCAAATCTC
Protein-coding sequences here:
- the LOC133692814 gene encoding uncharacterized protein LOC133692814, coding for MEAIFAPSTADHHQSISPYKQMKNKNPTKKINHTSRSFISRSTENLPPVNYNSNNIHGGLFFAPPRNLLAFSYPPSSLSVFNPHQQYYYQKQAQPPLLPLPTSQPRHNSLPSLSRGFSCPPTATRKTNRPRDQSFTPKKSKQPNTKKEEPKKESLIIESTVPLGPDPKDLPGDVSRVLSSSVTVSGNDVITNPVFTKDCDPKFPGSVFTLSPHPSSLPLPKFSMKPKRSCTAEASGVDAGATDNLRRLLRIR